A stretch of the Cellulomonas sp. WB94 genome encodes the following:
- a CDS encoding NfeD family protein, with translation MTVFMILGGLGLVLLLLSLVVGEVFEEIGFGDGGLSGSSIGIGAVVFGASGVIALSNGLGTGWAYGIAIAFAVVAAGVAQAVITRLARSEDPPPPPLEGAFGVATATTGPEGGEVRLEGVRDLENRLAWSDERIEAGTRVVVLAVSGSRVHVRRA, from the coding sequence GTGACCGTCTTCATGATCCTCGGGGGCCTCGGCCTCGTGCTCCTGCTGCTGTCACTCGTGGTCGGTGAGGTGTTCGAGGAGATCGGCTTCGGCGACGGCGGCCTCTCCGGCTCGTCCATCGGGATCGGCGCCGTCGTGTTCGGCGCGAGCGGCGTGATCGCACTCTCGAACGGTCTTGGCACCGGCTGGGCCTACGGCATCGCCATCGCGTTCGCTGTGGTCGCAGCGGGCGTCGCCCAGGCGGTCATCACGCGGCTCGCGCGCAGCGAGGACCCGCCACCGCCGCCGCTCGAGGGTGCGTTCGGTGTCGCGACAGCGACCACCGGACCGGAGGGCGGTGAGGTCCGGCTCGAGGGCGTGCGCGATCTCGAGAACCGCCTGGCCTGGTCGGACGAGCGGATCGAGGCCGGCACCCGGGTCGTCGTCCTCGCGGTGTCCGGCTCACGTGTCCACGTCCGGCGCGCCTGA